The genomic DNA CTGGTAGCTTGTCACCTGAAACAAGTCTCCCCTGTCCCATGCTTCAAGGGCTTTGTTCCAGCTGCTGACAAAGCCTTGGACAGCCAGGACAACTGCATACAGCTGTATGagtttttttcctgcaaaaaACAGCTCATAAAGCCCTGGCTGAGGTAGCTGGGCTGAAATCCCGCCCAATAATCTCTCCAAGTTCAGAGGCTCCATCCAACAATGGAAGGAGCATCCCAGCCCAAGCTATATGCCATCAGGGCCATTGCCACCCAGAAGAGGATACCTGTTTGGAAATTCAGGGACTCTTCAGAGGAGCACCAGGCCCCTCACGTTTTCCACTCTGAACCCTTCCCCACCACTCCTTTGTTGTGTAAAGCAGGGTCTTCAAGTTCCCCTACAACCCCAACTTCACACTTGGGTCTCTTCTCAGACCCCCATTCCCACAGCTATCATCATCACGGCAGATGAGGGTTTTCCACTCACCAATATCATTGTGGTGAGCAAGGGTGTCAGCACTGTAGTCCTCATGTAAGATGAGCTTTTGCACCTCAAACTGCATCTCGCCAGGTGTGATGGAGTTAAGCTTTGACCGACCCAGGTAGACAATGTAGTCCTCCTTCTTTTGGTATTCACTGTGGGAGGGGAGATCAGTCAGTCTGATCTTGTGAGATCCtgtcacttccccctccccaccacagcGACCTCAGAGCATCACTTGTCCCCAAGGCCATGGGCCATATAGAGAGAGGCCAAGGGGGTAGAAATAAGGGGAATCTTttgctgggaaggaggaagggatttGTTTGGGGTAGGGCAGGAGGGTcagggagaagagacagagagacatacATGAAGCAGTGTGTGGCGCTGACCACCCAGCAGGGACTGATGAGGCTGCCACCGCACACATAGGTGACAGAGCCTGCACGGTGCCTCCTATAGATGGCTGCAAACCAAGGCTGGTTCTCGATGGTGGTGAATTCTCCCCCAACAATCTTAAAGCGGGGCCTCAGAGCCTTCTGGCCGCACTGTAACTTTTCTGGAGGAGAGAGGGCAGTTTTtcctggaggagaaagaaagtgatatcttggggagggaggaaggataaaGTGTCCTTCTCCTGGTCCTCTGACCTCCCAGTTTTTCAGGGCCAGGCAGGCCTCCCTCCTGCAGGCCTCCCTCCTCATCCCTCCTATGATGGAATAAGGGAAGAAATGAGTTTGTCCCCTTCCACCCACCATCATAAACAGGCCAGTGACACTCACCAGAAGAGCAGCTGTGCACCATGCACTCCTGGACAATCTGCATTAGGCCAACATGCACATAGCACCAGGGTCTCCTCTGATTGTCTGGGTTCCTGGCAACACAGAGGGGAGAAGGGTGCCATTCCAACCCAGAATGCCTTTTCTGTGTCCTCCCCTGCAGGGAAGACTCAACCAGAGGCCTTGATTTTCTCATGCTATGGCCAGCACTTGGCAAGCAGAAAAGATGGTAACGAGAGTTTCTGTGAGGCCATGAGGAGGGTCCTTGCTGCCCCCACCTCACCTGCAGTAATTGTGTTTCCCCAGTCCCAGCTGAAGGGCATCAGGTCTGTGGGCATGGTACGTTTTCAGAAGGATGGTGGGAGAGTTCCAGGCCAGGCAGGGCCGGCCGCTGGTGTCAGTGTTGGCCTTCCCTCGGTAAGAGTGACCATTCCCCTGATAGCAGGTTTTCGATGTATCTATGGGAGGATGTGAGGATGAGAATattagaaagagaaggaagttCAGACAGGCATTTTAGAGATCCTGTCAGGCCTCACATGATTTCAGTGAGGCAGAAGATACTAGAAAGGGTCTCCTTCCATCCCCACCTCACATTTGTGCAGCCTCAGCTTCATGAGATAGTGTGTGTTCATGTTTGACTGTGAATCACATGAGGATAAAGATGCCCCCCACTCTACCTCCTAACTCCTGCCTGCTCTTGCATCCCACCCATGTCTCCCTGCCCCCAAGTCTCTGgtgccccttcctccccagtTGGAGTCAGGATCCCCATACCTATCTCACAGTGTTCCCCTTGGAATTTCTTTGGGCAGTTGCATCGTTGAATGTTGGAGAAGTACTTGTAGGACACACATTTTCCTCCATTCAGACAGCCACACTTCGCTGGAGAGCACAAAGATTGGGGGGTAAGCAAGGAGCATAGGCGGAGACAAAGGGGGAGCCAGCAGGGACAGGGAAGGGCTGCCTCCTGAGGCTTTTCCAAGATATCTGTGCAACCAGATATTGTGCAAGGGGTGGATACTCACATGCACCAGACACTTGATGAAGTTTGTGGCTGCCCTGGAAGAGATGCAGGCGGGGGGAGAGATTGAAAGGAAAAGTTCACCAAAGGACCCATGTTCCTGGGACCCCAGGGTGAGGATAAACTGGCCCCAATCCCCAAACTCAGCCTTCCCTCCAGCTCCCTCTCTCCTTACCCTGTTCATGTCTAACTATCCCTCAAATGGAAGATCATCAGCTTCTAGCAGGGAGAAATGAATTGACTCAAGCAAGCTTCACAAATCAGATACCAGCAGGTTGGGGCAGTCCCTGTGGCTTCTTCCTCCCTTGGCGGAAAGTGCAAGCTCCCTTGGTTCTCAAGGCCCCAATGCCACACCTGTCCTATTTCCCGGGGAGGGTTTGGCCCTGCTGTTGATGGAATTCGGAGGACTCCAGCTTCCTATGcagccccttccttccccagcgCTTTTCAGGGGTCTTGCAAGCCCCCTCCTCCCGCCGCCAAGAGTCAAAAGCAGGGAAGCCAACTCACCTCGGAGCCTCTCACGACCAGGGCGCAGAGGAGCAGGCATGCCAGCAGGAGTCTCATGGTGGCGAGGCTGGGGCTCTAGACAGCGGCTCTACAAGGGAAGGAGAAGTCAGGGGAAGAAGCGGAGGAGCGCACGAAGGCGGACCGGGTGGGTTACTGCAGTTCAGGGCTGGAGCCCCTAAGTCCCCTGCGCGAAGAGCCCGCGGTGACCAGGCTCCCCAGGCCCGGCCGTCTATCCTCTCTGGAGGCTCAGAGGTCGTGGCCCAGCCTGCACTGGTCCCCGCAGGGGAACACATGGGCACGGAGCGCGGTGACTCAGCGTGCAGCCGTAGCCGAGCCGGGGCAGCGAGTAAGGAGAAGTAAAGCCGGCAAGAGCTGGGTCGCCCGCATCCACCCTGCGCTCTTAGGGAGGTCCACACTCACCCGCACCTATGGCCGGAGGGGCGCAGGGCCGGAATAGCGGGGACTAGTGGACACTCTGATGCTCGGGCGGGCTCTAGGGCTCCAGTCTCCGCGCTGTGCTGCTAGCGGGCAGTGCTGGCTCTATATTAAGACTCGCCCTAGCCCTGGCCCCGCCCCAGCCCGGTATCGCCCCGtccactcccttccctccccttccctgagg from Phocoena phocoena chromosome 16, mPhoPho1.1, whole genome shotgun sequence includes the following:
- the PLAU gene encoding urokinase-type plasminogen activator isoform X2 — encoded protein: MRLLLACLLLCALVVRGSEGSHKLHQVSGASKCGCLNGGKCVSYKYFSNIQRCNCPKKFQGEHCEIDTSKTCYQGNGHSYRGKANTDTSGRPCLAWNSPTILLKTYHAHRPDALQLGLGKHNYCRNPDNQRRPWCYVHVGLMQIVQECMVHSCSSGKTALSPPEKLQCGQKALRPRFKIVGGEFTTIENQPWFAAIYRRHRAGSVTYVCGGSLISPCWVVSATHCFIEYQKKEDYIVYLGRSKLNSITPGEMQFEVQKLILHEDYSADTLAHHNDIALLKIRSSTGQCAQPSRSIQVICLPPANGDAHFGTSCEITGFGKENPSDYIYPEQLKMAAVKLVSHEECQQPHYYGTEVTSKMLCAADPQWETDSCQGDSGGPLVCFTQGRMTLTGIVSWGRECAMKEKPGVYTRVSSFLPWIHTHIGGENGLAL
- the PLAU gene encoding urokinase-type plasminogen activator isoform X4; this encodes MRLLLACLLLCALVGSHKLHQVSGASKCGCLNGGKCVSYKYFSNIQRCNCPKKFQGEHCEIDTSKTCYQGNGHSYRGKANTDTSGRPCLAWNSPTILLKTYHAHRPDALQLGLGKHNYCRNPDNQRRPWCYVHVGLMQIVQECMVHSCSSGKTALSPPEKLQCGQKALRPRFKIVGGEFTTIENQPWFAAIYRRHRAGSVTYVCGGSLISPCWVVSATHCFIEYQKKEDYIVYLGRSKLNSITPGEMQFEVQKLILHEDYSADTLAHHNDIALLKIRSSTGQCAQPSRSIQVICLPPANGDAHFGTSCEITGFGKENPSDYIYPEQLKMAAVKLVSHEECQQPHYYGTEVTSKMLCAADPQWETDSCQGDSGGPLVCFTQGRMTLTGIVSWGRECAMKEKPGVYTRVSSFLPWIHTHIGGENGLAL
- the PLAU gene encoding urokinase-type plasminogen activator isoform X1, whose product is MRLLLACLLLCALVVRGSEGSHKLHQVSGASKCGCLNGGKCVSYKYFSNIQRCNCPKKFQGEHCEIDTSKTCYQGNGHSYRGKANTDTSGRPCLAWNSPTILLKTYHAHRPDALQLGLGKHNYCRNPDNQRRPWCYVHVGLMQIVQECMVHSCSSGECHWPVYDGKTALSPPEKLQCGQKALRPRFKIVGGEFTTIENQPWFAAIYRRHRAGSVTYVCGGSLISPCWVVSATHCFIEYQKKEDYIVYLGRSKLNSITPGEMQFEVQKLILHEDYSADTLAHHNDIALLKIRSSTGQCAQPSRSIQVICLPPANGDAHFGTSCEITGFGKENPSDYIYPEQLKMAAVKLVSHEECQQPHYYGTEVTSKMLCAADPQWETDSCQGDSGGPLVCFTQGRMTLTGIVSWGRECAMKEKPGVYTRVSSFLPWIHTHIGGENGLAL
- the PLAU gene encoding urokinase-type plasminogen activator isoform X3; the protein is MRLLLACLLLCALVVRGSEGSHKLHQVSAKCGCLNGGKCVSYKYFSNIQRCNCPKKFQGEHCEIDTSKTCYQGNGHSYRGKANTDTSGRPCLAWNSPTILLKTYHAHRPDALQLGLGKHNYCRNPDNQRRPWCYVHVGLMQIVQECMVHSCSSGKTALSPPEKLQCGQKALRPRFKIVGGEFTTIENQPWFAAIYRRHRAGSVTYVCGGSLISPCWVVSATHCFIEYQKKEDYIVYLGRSKLNSITPGEMQFEVQKLILHEDYSADTLAHHNDIALLKIRSSTGQCAQPSRSIQVICLPPANGDAHFGTSCEITGFGKENPSDYIYPEQLKMAAVKLVSHEECQQPHYYGTEVTSKMLCAADPQWETDSCQGDSGGPLVCFTQGRMTLTGIVSWGRECAMKEKPGVYTRVSSFLPWIHTHIGGENGLAL